The genomic segment AGCCTCCAGGTTGAAAAATTTTAACCTTTCCAAACCTGCCCAATAAAGGCCCCATCAAAAATACAGTGGCCCTCATTTTACGCATAAGATGATCCGGAACTTCATTGACTGTTATGTCTGTTGTATCAACTTCTAATACACTTCCTTCAAAGCAAACTTTAGCCCCCAGATACTTTAAAACTTCAATCATCACTTCTACATCTTTTAAATGAGGTACATCGCGAATAATATTCTTACCTTTAGAAAGCACAGTCGCTGCCAGAATTGGTAAGACAGCATTTTTAGCACCACTAATCCGGATCCGACCTTTTAGTTTTTTACCACCGATGATCTCATATTTTAACATCGGATCACCTCCTTTGTCTGCAATAGAGACAATCCTATCCTAAACTTCAAATCCGTCAACTTAGTTACTCTTTCTTTTATTTCCTCAAGAAGATCTAATACTTCATCATATTCTGTTCCCCCCAGATTTGCTACATATCCATTCCCAATTCCTAAAAAAGCTGCCCGACCTTTATGCAAACTCAAAATCCCGGTTTTTATAAAAACCTCTGTCAAATCCTTATAATGGGTCAAAAAGACCGGCCCAGCCATTGGTAAACAAATCTGGGTCAAAAACTCCCATTCTACCTGCCTTGCGGTAATTTTATTGGCAGTTCCTTCACTATCTCCAGGCTTTAATTGAAAGACCACTTCAATTATTACTCGTTTTATAATATTTGAATTATCTTCAACAAAAAGTTGAGAAGGTTCTATCCAGCGGGTAATAGAACCATCGGGTTCCATCACATAAACCTCCTGAATTAGATAGTCCAATTCAGGTGCCTGTGCCATACCCATCCTGATTAACCACCCACCAATTGATGAGGGTACTCCCCACCATCTTTCCAGCCCAGTCAATCTATGATTTATGGCCTGACGTAATAATGCTGTCATGGTTGCACCCGCTCCAGCATAAATTCGGTGACCCTCAATCCGAATATGATTTAAAACATTCACCAATTTAATAACCAACCCATCATATCCGTCATGGTGAGCCAACACTGAAGTACCATTCCCAATCACCCGGTAAGGAATCTTTTCCCTTCCCGCCCAGACAATGGCCCGACGTAAATCCTCAATTCCTTTTGGAATCAGCATCAACCGGGCCGGCCCCCCTATTCTAAATCCCGTATGAAATTTCAATAGTTCATTTTCCCGAATTTCACCTATAAAATACGATTGCAAATTATCCAGTAAAAAAGAGTTCATCAGTTACCTCCCTTTTTTAACATCCTACATCCGATCCGGTTTTTAACGATAGATTAGAATTACTTAAAATATCCAATAATTTTTCTCCAACCAAATAAACATCTCCTGCACCCAAAGTTAAGACCAGATCGCCCGGTTGAACCAATTCAGCCAGATACTCTGCAATTCCTTCCAGGCATGGGAAATATTTAACCGGTCGTTTTTCATATCTTTCAGTTAATTGAGCCAATTTATAACCATCTACGCCAGGAATAGGCTTTTCTCCAGCACTGTAAATTCCTGTCATAATAATTATATCTGCATCACTGAAAGATTTACTAAATTCTTCTTTTAAGTGAAGGGTCCGGGTATAACGATGGGGTTGAAAGACACAGATTATTCGTTTCGCTCCTCTCTGACGGGCAGCTTTTAAAGTAGCTTTGATCTCGGTTGGGTGGTGACCGTAATCATCAACCACTAAAACACCATTGATAAGACCTTTTTTTTCAAAACGCCGATGTACTCCACAGAATTGATTCAAATATTTCGCTACCTGCTCAAATGAAAGGCCCAGGTAATATCCGACACCAAGGGCAGCCATACTATTGTAAACATTATGCATTCCCGGTACATTAAGGATTAACCGTCCCTGGTCTTCTCCATTTAAAGATACCTCTACTTCAGTATGCTGGGGTAGTAATTTAACTCTTTTGATTTGAATATTACAATCATCACGTGTACCATACGTGATCAGATTTCTGTCTTGAGAATTGACCAGAGAACGAATCACCGGATCATCCCAACAGACAATCTTCGCTCCGTGAGCTGGAACTTTTTCTAAAAATTGTGAAAAAGCCTGTTTCAGTTTTTCCTCAGTTTCATAGTAATCCATATGATCAGATTCAATATTGGTAACAATAGAGATAAGAGGTTCAAAATATAAAAAGGAACCATCACTCTCATCTGCTTCAGTGACCAGGTATTCACCTTGACCTAATTTGGCATTCCCACCGATATCATTCAATTCTCCACCTAAAAGTACCGTAGGATCCAGACCGGCCTTTTCTAAAATTAACGAAACCATAGATGTTGTGGTAGTTTTACCGTGAGTTCCTGCAATAGCTATCCCTTTTTTATATTTCATCAACCGCGCAATCATTTGCGCACGTTTAATAATGGGAATCCCCAATTCCCGGGCTTTTTGTAACTCAACATTGTTAGGTGGAATAGCAGCAGTTACCACCACTTCATCAGGGTGATCTAAATTAGCAGCATCATGACCGATATAAATCCTGGCACCTTTCTTTTTAAGTTCTCTAAGAAGAGGAGAATCTTTTAAATCTGATCCACTGACTTGATATCCCATATCAAGAAGAATACTGGCTATTCCGCTCATTGAAATACCACCAATACCGATAAAATGAATCTTTCTTCTAAAACCCATTATTTTCACTCCTTTACATACCCGGAACTGCTACTTATCTCATCTTATGCTTAATAATTTTAATGTGTGCAGCGTTTCCGGCATGTCCATATTTATGAGAAAAGTTTAACCCTATTTATTTAATATTTCCTTAATTATATTAATTATTCGTTCTTCAGCATCTGGTCTTCCCAATTTTAAACTAGCCTCTTTCATTCTTTTAATTAAGCCCTGAGTAGAAAAAATCTCATTTACCATCTCTGCCAGCTTATCACCGGTTAATTGATGATCTAAAATCACCCGTGCTGCCCCTTTTTTCTCCAAAGTTCGGGCATTATGTTCCTGATGATTTTCAGTAGCATAAGGGAAAGGGATCAAAATCGCAGGAATCCCCCGGGCTGTAATTTCAGCTAAAGTAATTGCACCAGCCCGCCCTATAATCAAATCAGCTACTGCATAAGCATCTTCTATTTGATAAAGATATTCTTCTATCCGTATGCGCGGACTTAATTCAATACCTCGCTCTTTTATCTCTTTAAGATGTTCTTTATAATCACGTTTTCCAGTTACATGAATTAGCTGGAAATCAGGATTTTTCTGAATAAACTTGTAAAAATCTAACATAGCCTGATTAAGACTCTTTGCTCCACCACTTCCCCCAAAGACCAAAAGAGTCTTCTTATTTCTATCAAGTTGAAGATTTTTATAACCTTCATTCCTGGTACGGGTCAATATCTCTTTTCTTATGGGATTCCCCGTATGCGTTATTTTTTTCCCTTTAAAATATTTCTTTGACTCTTCAAAACTTATGGCGATATGATCAACATATTTGCTGATCAACCGATTGGTTAATCCCGGATAAGCATTCTGCTCATGAATAAGTGTAGATTTTCCCAAAAGAATTGCAGCTAGCATTACTGGACCAGCTACAAAACCACCTGTTCCTATTACCAGATCAGGTTTAAAACGTTTTATAATGACAATAGACTGACCAACTCCATAAAGTGTTCTCAATAATGTTTTTAGATTATCAAAAGATATTTTACGGCTTAAACCGGAAGCTTGAATAAATTCAATGGGATAACCGGCTCTCGGTACTACCTCTTTTTCCAGACCCGATCTGGTGCCTATATATAAAATTTCCGGATTATCAAATTCTTTTTTCAATCCTTCTGCAATTGAGAGAGCAGGATAAATATGCCCTCCTGTTCCTCCACCTGTTATTATAAATCTCATTCTTCAACCATCTCCTATATACTAAAGATCCCTGATATGTCGAGAGATATTTAATAATATTCCCACCGCCGATAACATAATACAAAGAGATGATCCTCCATAACTGATAAAGGGGAGTGTAATCCCGGTTACCGGCATTGCACCTGTAACTACTGCAATATTAATTATTGCCTGCAAAATGATCATACATGTCAATCCTACAGCTAAAAGTGAGCCAAATAAGTCATCACACTTTAGTGCAATTTGAAATCCCCGCCAGGCCAATGCAAAAAAGAGCAAAAGAATAAAAGCTGTTCCTAATAATCCTAGCTCTTCTCCAATTACCGCAAAGATAAAATCTGTATTCGGTTCAGGCAGATAATAAAACTTCTGCCTACTATGACCTAAGCCTACTCCAAATATACCTCCTGAACCAAGTGCAAGAAGGGATTGAATAATGTGATATCCATTTCCCAAAGGATCTGCCCAGGGATTTAAAAAAGCTAAAATTCTGGCCTTACGGTAGGCATATTCCTCTGAAAATATGAAGTATAGTACACCGGGAATACCCATCATGACTAAACTGATAAGAACCCTCATGGGTACACCTACTGCAAAAAGCATTAAAAAGACAGTACCGGCAATGGTAACAGCAGTTCCTAAATCTTCAATCAAAATCAACAAACATACTATTCCTGAAATAATCAGAGGTAGGATTAAAGATAAGATTTTTGTTCGCATTTTCTCAGAACGGAGGGCCATATAATGGGCCAGAAAAATAACCAATGCAAATTTGGCAATTTCAGAGGGTTGAAACCTAAAAGAACCAAATCCCAACCACCGTCTAGAACCATTAACCACAATCCCCACTCCGGGAATCAAGACCAGGATCAGACCAATAATGGAACCTAAAAGAATCCATCCGGACATCTTCCTGTATCTATGATAATCAAAGTTCATAAAAAAGATCATACCCATTATACCAATTACAGCCCAGAGCAATTGGCGGTTTAAATAACGAAAACCTTCTCGAACCGCACTGGCGCTGTATACCATCACTAGTCCAATCCCCAATAGAATCATCACTATCAAAAAAA from the Anoxybacter fermentans genome contains:
- a CDS encoding FAD-binding protein; translation: MNSFLLDNLQSYFIGEIRENELLKFHTGFRIGGPARLMLIPKGIEDLRRAIVWAGREKIPYRVIGNGTSVLAHHDGYDGLVIKLVNVLNHIRIEGHRIYAGAGATMTALLRQAINHRLTGLERWWGVPSSIGGWLIRMGMAQAPELDYLIQEVYVMEPDGSITRWIEPSQLFVEDNSNIIKRVIIEVVFQLKPGDSEGTANKITARQVEWEFLTQICLPMAGPVFLTHYKDLTEVFIKTGILSLHKGRAAFLGIGNGYVANLGGTEYDEVLDLLEEIKERVTKLTDLKFRIGLSLLQTKEVIRC
- the murC gene encoding UDP-N-acetylmuramate--L-alanine ligase, translating into MGFRRKIHFIGIGGISMSGIASILLDMGYQVSGSDLKDSPLLRELKKKGARIYIGHDAANLDHPDEVVVTAAIPPNNVELQKARELGIPIIKRAQMIARLMKYKKGIAIAGTHGKTTTTSMVSLILEKAGLDPTVLLGGELNDIGGNAKLGQGEYLVTEADESDGSFLYFEPLISIVTNIESDHMDYYETEEKLKQAFSQFLEKVPAHGAKIVCWDDPVIRSLVNSQDRNLITYGTRDDCNIQIKRVKLLPQHTEVEVSLNGEDQGRLILNVPGMHNVYNSMAALGVGYYLGLSFEQVAKYLNQFCGVHRRFEKKGLINGVLVVDDYGHHPTEIKATLKAARQRGAKRIICVFQPHRYTRTLHLKEEFSKSFSDADIIIMTGIYSAGEKPIPGVDGYKLAQLTERYEKRPVKYFPCLEGIAEYLAELVQPGDLVLTLGAGDVYLVGEKLLDILSNSNLSLKTGSDVGC
- the murG gene encoding undecaprenyldiphospho-muramoylpentapeptide beta-N-acetylglucosaminyltransferase, which codes for MRFIITGGGTGGHIYPALSIAEGLKKEFDNPEILYIGTRSGLEKEVVPRAGYPIEFIQASGLSRKISFDNLKTLLRTLYGVGQSIVIIKRFKPDLVIGTGGFVAGPVMLAAILLGKSTLIHEQNAYPGLTNRLISKYVDHIAISFEESKKYFKGKKITHTGNPIRKEILTRTRNEGYKNLQLDRNKKTLLVFGGSGGAKSLNQAMLDFYKFIQKNPDFQLIHVTGKRDYKEHLKEIKERGIELSPRIRIEEYLYQIEDAYAVADLIIGRAGAITLAEITARGIPAILIPFPYATENHQEHNARTLEKKGAARVILDHQLTGDKLAEMVNEIFSTQGLIKRMKEASLKLGRPDAEERIINIIKEILNK
- the ftsW gene encoding putative lipid II flippase FtsW yields the protein MKLTKEKSSPDILIFLIVMILLGIGLVMVYSASAVREGFRYLNRQLLWAVIGIMGMIFFMNFDYHRYRKMSGWILLGSIIGLILVLIPGVGIVVNGSRRWLGFGSFRFQPSEIAKFALVIFLAHYMALRSEKMRTKILSLILPLIISGIVCLLILIEDLGTAVTIAGTVFLMLFAVGVPMRVLISLVMMGIPGVLYFIFSEEYAYRKARILAFLNPWADPLGNGYHIIQSLLALGSGGIFGVGLGHSRQKFYYLPEPNTDFIFAVIGEELGLLGTAFILLLFFALAWRGFQIALKCDDLFGSLLAVGLTCMIILQAIINIAVVTGAMPVTGITLPFISYGGSSLCIMLSAVGILLNISRHIRDL